A DNA window from Deltaproteobacteria bacterium contains the following coding sequences:
- a CDS encoding HD domain-containing protein codes for MDVKEHILFVDDEESVRKVFKRTLETFGFQVDTVSSLAEAEAAILQHDYAVIAVDYGLPGGPDGLTLIDDLSRAQPNAICVLVTGQCDLDLALKAVNEHSIRHVICKPWKIDELNSLMRRSVEAYWERCGQRSIEEGMIQATRMMREQKAALEKFREQTEQDVSELLLNVVALKGHETREHCLRVQGYACLLAKTMGVDGSELAHISTGALLHDIGNLGIPDAILLKAGPLDHAQWRIVRRHVEVGAELLKGMQGLEGPRQLVLEHHERWDGSGYPQGLSGHEISLGARIFAVADTVETLLSPRPWRKAWPLPEVVAEIHRGSGTLFDAQVVAAFDEIDSTQWVKIRAQFPDKVWETKATAPLAVPIPTDLNSAKN; via the coding sequence GTGGATGTAAAAGAGCACATTTTGTTTGTAGACGACGAAGAGAGCGTGAGGAAGGTTTTCAAGCGCACTCTGGAGACCTTCGGGTTCCAGGTCGATACGGTGAGTTCTCTGGCTGAAGCGGAAGCAGCTATCCTGCAGCATGACTATGCCGTGATTGCCGTGGATTACGGTTTGCCAGGCGGCCCCGACGGCTTAACGTTGATAGATGACTTATCCCGGGCTCAGCCCAATGCCATTTGCGTACTGGTCACCGGCCAGTGTGATTTAGATCTCGCACTTAAAGCTGTGAACGAACACTCGATCCGCCACGTGATTTGCAAGCCTTGGAAAATCGATGAACTCAATTCTTTGATGCGCCGCTCCGTGGAAGCTTATTGGGAGCGATGTGGCCAACGTTCAATAGAAGAGGGCATGATTCAAGCTACGCGCATGATGCGTGAGCAAAAGGCGGCTCTCGAAAAATTTCGTGAGCAAACAGAACAAGATGTCTCCGAACTCTTGCTCAACGTGGTCGCCCTCAAAGGTCACGAAACCCGCGAGCACTGTTTACGGGTTCAAGGTTACGCCTGCCTCTTGGCGAAAACCATGGGCGTAGATGGCAGTGAACTTGCTCATATCTCTACCGGCGCTTTACTGCATGATATCGGTAACCTAGGCATCCCCGATGCGATATTGCTCAAAGCTGGCCCCCTAGACCACGCGCAATGGAGAATTGTCAGGCGTCATGTTGAGGTGGGTGCTGAGCTTTTAAAAGGGATGCAAGGCTTGGAAGGGCCTCGCCAACTCGTTTTAGAACATCACGAACGATGGGACGGAAGTGGTTACCCACAAGGGCTCTCTGGGCATGAAATCAGTTTGGGCGCGCGAATTTTTGCGGTGGCCGACACGGTAGAAACTTTGCTCTCGCCGCGTCCTTGGCGAAAGGCTTGGCCCTTACCAGAAGTTGTAGCTGAGATTCACCGAGGCTCAGGGACTCTTTTCGACGCACAGGTGGTGGCAGCTTTTGATGAAATCGATTCCACACAATGGGTCAAAATTCGCGCCCAATTCCCAGATAAGGTCTGGGAAACCAAGGCCACTGCGCCTTTGGCAGTGCCTATCCCTACGGATTTAAACTCCGCTAAAAACTAA
- a CDS encoding carbon-nitrogen hydrolase family protein, which produces MTSNTDWEANLKRACMYVEQAADAGARLIMLPENYGFLGRENDKLPHAQTVEDGAFLEPLRELAQKHRVGVLAGSIPEQGPDAQHVYNTSVLIGTSGETLASYRKIHLFDIDIPGEVSFKESSAVAAGEKTVVADFEGWKIGLSVCYDLRFAHLYQALVDEGALILTVPAAFTLQTGKDHWEVLLRARAIENQCFVIAPNQFGHHSKGRASWGKSLIADPWGTIAALMPEKEGFVMAQLDPEELKRVRRGLPCLEHRRPV; this is translated from the coding sequence ATGACGTCCAACACGGATTGGGAAGCTAACTTAAAACGGGCGTGCATGTATGTTGAACAAGCGGCGGATGCAGGTGCGCGCTTGATCATGTTGCCCGAGAATTATGGGTTCTTGGGGCGCGAAAATGATAAACTCCCGCACGCACAAACCGTTGAGGATGGTGCTTTTCTTGAACCATTACGAGAGCTTGCACAAAAGCACCGTGTAGGGGTTTTGGCCGGCAGCATTCCAGAGCAAGGCCCAGATGCGCAGCACGTTTATAACACTTCAGTGCTGATTGGGACCTCTGGCGAGACTTTGGCCAGTTACCGCAAGATCCACCTTTTCGATATCGATATTCCCGGGGAGGTCAGTTTTAAAGAGTCGAGCGCTGTGGCCGCAGGGGAAAAGACGGTTGTGGCGGACTTTGAAGGCTGGAAAATTGGCTTAAGCGTTTGCTACGACTTGCGGTTTGCTCATCTCTATCAAGCTTTGGTCGATGAGGGGGCTTTGATACTCACCGTTCCCGCAGCCTTCACACTGCAGACCGGCAAAGACCACTGGGAGGTTTTGCTACGGGCCAGGGCCATTGAAAATCAGTGTTTTGTCATTGCACCCAATCAATTTGGGCATCACAGTAAGGGGCGTGCATCCTGGGGTAAATCGCTCATCGCAGATCCCTGGGGAACCATCGCGGCATTGATGCCTGAAAAAGAAGGTTTTGTGATGGCTCAGCTAGACCCGGAAGAACTCAAGCGCGTCAGGCGGGGTTTACCGTGTTTAGAGCACCGCAGGCCTGTTTAG